A region of Petrotoga mexicana DSM 14811 DNA encodes the following proteins:
- a CDS encoding sensor histidine kinase — protein MATLLGRKKVKHSAIFRQTIVFTAITMSIVLAIVGLVRIVFVQFTLQSYNDMYIAQLNVSGLNRENAKNPQDPIELLYQIMQDSSVLRRSLLSNRIVILDGQLISDPYGLIKENFKIPRLPYLYESDGMYYIFAGVPIFGSSLLIVGGPSLELTALLKNFEKAVFVIITAGFFISLLVSYFLAKSTLKPVVKMAEQISEIDADTIDKRISEQKSQEFDIFAQKLNSMLDRIENAFEIQNQFVSDVSHELRTPLTSINGYIKMLKRWGKNDPKIMEESLNSIEASNEYLRDLVEKLLLLTKNDYQIKKESIDVKNVIEETLNLFKLELSEFKIDIQGETFTVNSSNEYLSLILKIFIENAIKYSSNQKEIIIKLDPDQKSISIQDHGIGIEPTKLKNIFERFYKVDPSRSDKGHGLGLSIAKKLADALDIELKAYSELDKGSTFTLIFLK, from the coding sequence TTGGCTACGTTATTAGGGAGAAAAAAAGTAAAACATAGTGCGATTTTTAGGCAAACAATTGTTTTCACAGCTATTACTATGAGTATCGTATTGGCGATTGTTGGCCTAGTGAGGATCGTTTTTGTACAATTCACACTTCAAAGTTACAACGACATGTATATAGCACAATTGAATGTAAGTGGATTGAACAGAGAAAATGCCAAAAATCCTCAAGATCCTATAGAATTACTTTACCAAATTATGCAGGATTCAAGTGTATTGAGAAGAAGTTTATTATCAAACAGGATAGTCATTTTGGATGGACAATTGATTTCAGACCCATATGGTTTGATAAAGGAAAATTTTAAAATTCCTAGGTTACCGTATCTTTATGAATCTGATGGTATGTACTACATCTTTGCAGGTGTCCCAATATTTGGTTCATCCCTTTTAATTGTCGGTGGACCATCTCTTGAACTAACAGCGCTTTTGAAAAACTTTGAAAAAGCAGTTTTTGTAATAATAACGGCTGGTTTTTTTATATCGTTATTAGTATCGTATTTTTTAGCTAAAAGCACACTTAAACCTGTAGTCAAAATGGCAGAACAAATATCTGAAATAGATGCCGATACCATTGATAAAAGGATATCCGAACAAAAATCCCAGGAATTTGATATCTTCGCACAAAAATTGAACTCAATGTTGGACAGAATCGAAAATGCTTTTGAAATACAAAATCAATTCGTTTCAGATGTTTCCCATGAGTTGAGAACACCTTTAACTTCTATAAATGGTTACATTAAAATGCTGAAAAGATGGGGGAAAAACGATCCCAAAATTATGGAAGAATCGCTGAACAGTATAGAAGCATCAAACGAATATTTAAGGGATCTAGTTGAAAAACTTTTGCTTCTAACTAAGAACGATTATCAAATCAAAAAAGAAAGTATAGATGTTAAAAATGTAATAGAAGAAACTTTGAATCTTTTTAAATTAGAGTTGAGTGAATTCAAAATAGATATACAGGGAGAAACTTTCACAGTAAACAGCTCTAATGAATACCTTTCTTTAATCCTCAAAATATTCATTGAAAATGCAATAAAATACTCATCAAATCAAAAAGAAATAATAATAAAATTAGACCCCGATCAAAAGAGTATAAGCATTCAAGACCATGGTATTGGTATAGAACCGACAAAATTAAAAAACATCTTCGAAAGGTTTTACAAAGTGGACCCTTCTCGAAGCGATAAAGGACATGGATTAGGATTATCAATAGCAAAAAAACTAGCTGATGCGTTAGATATTGAATTAAAAGCATATTCTGAATTAGACAAAGGTAGTACTTTTACGCTGATCTTTTTGAAGTAA
- a CDS encoding cysteine desulfurase family protein, which yields MIYFDNNATTQVDSQVADLILKYMAEYYANPSSIHQFGVNIENDLEEAREQISEVFKVLPKEIFFTSCATESINWVLKGVAEANKNRGKHIITSTIEHSAVINTLKQLERKDFEVSYINVNDKGVIDLNELSKSVREDTILVSLMAANNEVGTLEPIQDAYKIIKEKNEETYFHIDAVQAIGKIPFDLYKYKCDFASFSAHKFHGPKGVGIFYKRRGTRIFPFITGGSQENGMRAGTQNVPGIIGTALALKKSTENLDKMNSNIKNIRDHLADELLNMGAKIVTPLENSVPNTLAFFFPNVRGDIIVNALSEEEIYVSTTSACSSKIKSFSRVMESMGYKNDEASGMIRISLSHLNNDDEAELFLIKLKNVLNFLNY from the coding sequence TTGATTTATTTTGACAACAATGCAACCACCCAAGTTGACAGCCAGGTTGCTGATTTGATTTTGAAATATATGGCAGAATACTACGCAAATCCCAGCTCTATTCATCAATTTGGCGTAAATATTGAAAATGATTTAGAAGAAGCAAGAGAGCAAATTTCCGAAGTGTTTAAAGTTTTACCCAAAGAGATATTTTTCACCTCATGTGCTACTGAATCAATAAATTGGGTTCTAAAAGGAGTTGCAGAAGCTAACAAAAATAGAGGCAAACATATTATAACCTCGACCATAGAACATTCTGCCGTTATTAACACACTCAAACAACTAGAAAGGAAAGATTTTGAAGTATCCTATATAAATGTGAATGATAAGGGAGTAATAGATTTAAATGAATTGTCAAAAAGCGTAAGAGAAGATACCATATTAGTTAGTTTAATGGCGGCAAACAATGAAGTCGGTACCTTGGAACCTATCCAAGATGCCTACAAAATAATAAAAGAAAAAAACGAAGAAACTTACTTCCATATTGATGCTGTACAAGCTATCGGTAAGATACCCTTTGATTTGTACAAATACAAATGTGATTTCGCTTCCTTTTCTGCCCATAAATTTCATGGCCCAAAAGGCGTAGGTATTTTTTACAAACGTAGAGGAACAAGAATATTTCCCTTCATAACAGGTGGTTCCCAAGAAAATGGGATGCGAGCAGGGACACAAAATGTACCAGGAATCATTGGCACGGCTTTAGCTTTGAAAAAATCGACCGAAAATCTTGATAAGATGAATTCAAATATAAAAAATATTAGGGATCATCTAGCCGACGAATTACTAAACATGGGAGCAAAAATAGTCACTCCCTTAGAAAATTCTGTTCCAAATACATTAGCTTTTTTCTTTCCTAATGTAAGAGGAGATATTATTGTAAACGCCCTCTCAGAAGAAGAAATTTATGTATCAACCACTTCAGCTTGTTCAAGTAAGATTAAATCTTTTAGTAGAGTTATGGAAAGTATGGGATACAAAAATGACGAGGCAAGTGGTATGATCCGAATTAGCTTATCTCACTTGAATAATGACGATGAGGCCGAATTATTCTTGATTAAGTTAAAAAATGTCTTGAATTTTTTGAATTATTAA
- a CDS encoding YicC/YloC family endoribonuclease — protein MRSMTGYGRITKNIGDYSYNIEIKSLNSKNLNINTSISPLFSPLELHIQNLVKKYFKRGTLRISIDIKLLKTDNIIDVDLGLAKAYYNALNNLINELHLADDVNLEDLLKFKDIVKISIDEKTIDDIWEGMKEVLKEVIETVLRYQKEEGKDLKDFLTGYLNELEDIVIKIEENAHQMKEKYREQLKHNVNTLISNIDNIDENRLEMEIVLLAERADISEELDRLKSHIKRFNNFLENENNNDSIGQELDFICQEMHREFNTIASKSKILDITNLSLEGRTLVNKIREQVQNLH, from the coding sequence ATGAGAAGCATGACCGGTTATGGGAGAATAACAAAAAATATCGGTGATTATAGTTATAATATAGAAATAAAATCTCTCAACTCCAAAAATCTAAACATCAATACTTCAATCTCACCTTTATTTTCTCCGTTAGAATTACATATTCAAAATTTGGTAAAAAAGTACTTCAAAAGGGGAACCTTGAGAATTTCAATAGATATAAAATTATTGAAGACAGACAACATAATCGATGTTGACTTAGGGTTAGCTAAGGCTTATTACAATGCCCTCAACAATTTGATCAACGAATTACATTTAGCAGATGACGTTAATTTAGAAGATTTGTTAAAATTCAAAGATATAGTCAAAATTTCCATTGATGAAAAAACTATCGATGACATTTGGGAAGGCATGAAAGAAGTTTTAAAAGAAGTAATCGAAACAGTATTGAGGTACCAAAAGGAAGAAGGAAAAGATCTAAAAGACTTTCTTACTGGTTATTTGAATGAACTTGAAGATATTGTTATTAAAATAGAAGAAAACGCTCATCAAATGAAAGAAAAATACAGAGAGCAGTTAAAACATAACGTTAATACTTTGATCAGTAATATAGATAATATCGATGAAAATAGGTTAGAAATGGAAATAGTATTATTAGCAGAAAGAGCAGACATCAGCGAAGAATTAGACAGGCTAAAAAGCCACATTAAAAGATTTAACAATTTCTTGGAAAATGAAAATAATAACGACAGTATTGGGCAAGAACTAGATTTTATCTGTCAAGAAATGCATAGGGAATTTAACACCATCGCCTCCAAGTCAAAAATTTTAGATATAACTAACCTTTCCTTGGAAGGGAGAACTTTAGTTAATAAAATTCGAGAGCAAGTTCAAAATCTTCATTAA
- a CDS encoding DUF370 domain-containing protein, protein MYGLINIGFGNIVVGDRVIAIVSPTSQPLKRLKEIAEQQGKLLEVNHGRKTRAFIITDSGHVIASAIQPETITNRFLQNYYDIEKVLDKIRKEVL, encoded by the coding sequence ATGTATGGATTGATCAACATAGGTTTTGGAAATATCGTTGTTGGTGATAGGGTTATAGCCATTGTTTCGCCTACTTCTCAACCCTTAAAAAGATTAAAAGAAATCGCAGAGCAACAAGGAAAGCTATTAGAGGTAAACCACGGAAGAAAAACTAGAGCATTTATAATAACCGACTCTGGCCATGTTATAGCCAGCGCAATCCAACCAGAAACGATTACCAACAGATTTTTGCAGAACTATTATGACATTGAAAAAGTTTTAGATAAAATACGCAAGGAAGTACTATAA
- the gmk gene encoding guanylate kinase — translation MDGLFYIVSGPSGAGKSTLIKSALDKIIGFSFSVSYTTREKRPGEIDGKDYFFIDKNTFFKMKEDGEFLEWAEVHGNYYATSKKFIEEKLKESRGLVLDVDVQGALNIKKIYKNAIYIFILPPSNEDLEKRLRKRGTESQDSLEIRLKDAEWEISHMKDFDYVIVNQEVEESTNQLISVLVAEQLKRERFDDKTPFFFKKQL, via the coding sequence ATGGACGGATTGTTTTACATCGTTAGTGGACCATCAGGTGCAGGAAAATCTACATTGATAAAAAGTGCTTTAGACAAAATTATTGGTTTTTCTTTCTCTGTTTCCTATACCACAAGAGAAAAAAGACCTGGAGAAATTGACGGAAAAGATTATTTTTTTATCGATAAAAACACCTTTTTTAAAATGAAAGAAGATGGAGAATTTCTCGAGTGGGCTGAGGTTCATGGAAATTATTATGCCACATCCAAAAAATTTATTGAGGAAAAGTTAAAAGAAAGTCGAGGCCTTGTTTTAGATGTCGATGTTCAAGGAGCTCTAAACATTAAAAAAATTTATAAGAACGCTATCTACATTTTCATTTTACCTCCCTCCAATGAGGATCTGGAAAAAAGACTAAGAAAAAGAGGTACCGAATCACAAGATTCTTTGGAAATAAGGCTGAAAGATGCAGAATGGGAGATTTCTCATATGAAAGATTTCGATTACGTAATCGTAAATCAGGAGGTCGAAGAATCAACAAATCAATTGATTTCTGTTCTTGTGGCAGAACAACTAAAAAGAGAAAGATTTGATGATAAAACTCCGTTTTTTTTTAAAAAACAATTATGA
- a CDS encoding DNA-directed RNA polymerase subunit omega: MNLGINYDRILNRAKYKYVIPIIAAKRAETLKNLDELKGITEKKDYVSIALKELEEGKIQVKNSALLDSLSK, from the coding sequence ATGAATTTGGGAATAAATTACGATAGAATATTAAATAGAGCGAAGTATAAATATGTAATTCCTATTATTGCAGCTAAAAGGGCTGAAACTCTAAAAAACTTAGATGAACTGAAAGGGATTACTGAAAAAAAAGACTACGTAAGTATTGCCTTAAAAGAATTAGAAGAGGGTAAGATACAAGTTAAAAATTCAGCTTTATTAGATAGTTTAAGTAAATAG
- the serS gene encoding serine--tRNA ligase: protein MLDLKYIRENPQEIKEALIKRNNETSIIDEIISLDEERRKLLQQIETLRAQRNQNSKLVAKLKAQKKNDEAEEIIIQGKELSEQIKNLESDLKNIEDNLNYKLLCVPNIPDSSVPVGKDENENLEVRRWGKPREFDFDPKAHWDLGTELDLLDFDRAAKLSGSRFTILKGDIARLELALINFMIDLHTKDHGYTFILPPHLVTKETITSSGQLPKFEDDLYKTSLDQMYLISTAEVSLAALHRNETLELNSLPLKYVAYTPCYRREAGSYGKDVRGMIRQHQFDKVELFWYTTPEESSQALEELTSHAEKVLQLLNLPYRVVALCTGDLGFAASKTYDLEVWLPSYNDYKEISSCSNTKDFQGRRGNIRYRNKENKLNFVHTLNGSGLAVGRTLVAIMENYQTANGKIEIPEKLIPYMGKEFIG from the coding sequence ATGTTAGACTTAAAATATATCAGAGAGAATCCACAAGAAATAAAAGAAGCTTTAATAAAAAGAAACAACGAAACTTCTATCATTGATGAAATTATCTCTCTCGATGAAGAGAGAAGAAAATTGTTGCAACAAATTGAAACTCTTAGAGCCCAAAGAAATCAAAATTCTAAATTAGTTGCTAAATTAAAAGCCCAAAAGAAAAATGATGAGGCTGAAGAAATAATTATCCAAGGGAAGGAACTCTCTGAACAAATAAAAAATCTAGAATCAGATTTAAAAAACATTGAAGACAATTTAAATTATAAATTATTATGTGTGCCTAATATTCCCGACAGCAGCGTACCCGTTGGAAAAGATGAGAACGAAAATCTCGAAGTGAGAAGATGGGGGAAACCACGAGAATTTGATTTCGACCCAAAAGCCCATTGGGATTTAGGCACTGAATTAGACCTCTTAGATTTTGACAGAGCAGCTAAACTAAGCGGATCTCGATTCACCATCTTAAAAGGTGACATAGCCCGTTTAGAGTTAGCCTTAATCAACTTTATGATCGACTTACATACCAAAGATCACGGTTACACCTTTATACTACCTCCACATCTAGTTACAAAAGAAACTATAACCTCATCAGGTCAACTACCGAAATTCGAAGATGATTTATATAAAACTTCGTTGGATCAAATGTACCTTATTTCTACTGCAGAAGTTTCTTTGGCAGCTTTACATAGAAACGAAACCTTAGAATTAAATTCCCTGCCTTTAAAATATGTTGCTTATACACCCTGTTATAGGAGAGAAGCCGGTAGTTATGGAAAAGATGTAAGAGGAATGATCAGGCAACACCAATTTGATAAAGTAGAATTATTTTGGTATACAACCCCCGAAGAATCCTCTCAAGCACTAGAAGAATTAACAAGTCACGCAGAAAAGGTGTTGCAACTGTTGAATTTACCATACAGAGTGGTTGCACTATGCACTGGAGATTTAGGTTTTGCAGCTTCCAAAACTTATGACTTGGAAGTATGGTTACCTAGCTATAATGATTATAAAGAAATATCATCATGTTCAAATACAAAAGATTTTCAAGGAAGAAGAGGAAACATAAGGTACAGGAACAAAGAAAACAAGCTAAATTTTGTTCACACACTAAATGGTTCAGGATTAGCGGTTGGAAGAACTTTAGTAGCTATAATGGAAAATTATCAAACAGCCAATGGCAAGATAGAAATCCCTGAAAAACTCATACCTTACATGGGGAAAGAGTTCATAGGTTGA
- a CDS encoding 16S rRNA (uracil(1498)-N(3))-methyltransferase produces the protein MPNTFYGKKVNEEIILNEEETAHLKITKKVEGEVIKVITGDGLLYTATIVKIGKKETILEIIDKEKPQEDYKPHVSVYLGMSKWDRMHLLLEKMVELRANTFYLYRGEKSDINYKNLNKFQRVIIETSKQTVFANIPQINFVKFKEIPKKDTIVMDLDGKNDNVGKVLKELKGSQRINLVVGPEYGFSKREKNFFSTNEFKIVNLGKSIFRFETSAIYAMSIINYEYNRLFI, from the coding sequence ATGCCAAATACATTTTACGGGAAAAAAGTAAATGAAGAAATTATTCTAAACGAAGAAGAAACTGCACACTTAAAAATAACAAAAAAAGTCGAAGGGGAAGTAATAAAAGTAATAACGGGAGATGGCTTATTATACACTGCAACAATTGTAAAAATAGGTAAAAAAGAAACGATCCTTGAAATTATAGATAAGGAAAAACCACAAGAAGATTACAAACCACATGTATCAGTATATTTAGGCATGAGTAAATGGGATAGAATGCACTTACTGTTAGAAAAAATGGTTGAATTAAGGGCGAATACTTTTTATCTTTACAGAGGGGAAAAATCGGATATAAATTATAAAAATTTGAACAAGTTTCAAAGGGTCATAATAGAAACATCCAAACAAACTGTTTTTGCCAATATCCCTCAAATTAATTTTGTAAAATTCAAGGAAATTCCTAAGAAAGACACTATAGTAATGGACTTAGATGGAAAAAATGACAACGTAGGAAAAGTCTTAAAAGAGTTAAAAGGTAGCCAAAGAATAAACTTAGTTGTTGGTCCAGAGTATGGATTTTCAAAAAGAGAAAAAAACTTTTTTTCTACAAACGAATTCAAAATTGTCAATTTGGGTAAAAGTATCTTCCGTTTTGAAACTTCTGCTATATATGCAATGAGTATTATAAACTATGAATACAACAGACTATTTATTTAA
- a CDS encoding mechanosensitive ion channel family protein has protein sequence MPEWLQTTINYLIRIGISIAILFIARYLAKLIYKIVINTAEKSGRVTLQYRKSLMTILNIAMYTLGGFIIISVIFTNLSAFLAGLGIGGIIVAFAVQEPLGNLICGFLIMLNHLVVDGEGVEINGISGSVEEINVNHVVIRTWDGRRVHLPSREVWSSKIIHYWPSNIRRNEVKVGVSYSSDLNKVINVIDEAVRSAELVHIDDDHQPMILFDGYADSSINFVVRFWAKQENFLASSMDVAKSIKQKFEENKVEIPFNQLDLHIKDVPTEITQNKEKI, from the coding sequence ATGCCAGAATGGCTTCAAACAACTATTAATTATCTAATAAGAATCGGTATTAGCATTGCAATCCTCTTTATCGCTAGGTACTTAGCAAAACTTATATATAAAATCGTAATAAACACAGCAGAAAAAAGTGGAAGAGTAACGCTTCAATACAGAAAATCTCTAATGACGATATTGAACATAGCTATGTATACCTTAGGTGGTTTTATCATTATTTCTGTAATTTTTACTAACCTTAGCGCATTTCTTGCTGGATTAGGAATAGGTGGTATAATAGTCGCTTTTGCAGTACAAGAACCTCTTGGTAACTTAATCTGTGGATTTTTAATAATGTTGAATCATCTAGTAGTAGATGGTGAAGGTGTAGAAATAAATGGAATATCTGGATCAGTAGAAGAGATAAACGTGAACCATGTGGTCATAAGAACATGGGATGGGAGAAGAGTTCATCTTCCCAGTAGAGAAGTTTGGTCAAGCAAGATCATTCATTATTGGCCCTCCAACATAAGAAGAAACGAGGTAAAAGTTGGAGTATCTTATTCATCCGATTTGAACAAGGTGATAAATGTAATAGATGAAGCAGTACGATCAGCCGAATTAGTGCATATAGATGATGACCATCAACCAATGATCCTTTTCGATGGATATGCCGATTCCTCTATAAATTTCGTTGTAAGGTTCTGGGCAAAACAAGAAAATTTCCTCGCTTCGTCGATGGATGTAGCAAAATCAATTAAACAAAAATTCGAAGAAAATAAAGTCGAAATACCTTTCAACCAATTAGACCTCCACATAAAAGATGTCCCCACTGAAATAACC